Proteins encoded in a region of the Marinobacter arenosus genome:
- a CDS encoding ankyrin repeat domain-containing protein encodes MSDQQSGQPGPPENQMDEDAIAFAQGLFELARKGAAGLLVPLLDAGVPVDLRTSKGETLLMLAAAGNHPETVQLLLEKGANPEATDADGVTALGHARAAGAQDAIAKLNR; translated from the coding sequence ATGAGCGACCAGCAATCCGGCCAGCCAGGGCCGCCAGAAAACCAGATGGACGAAGACGCCATTGCCTTTGCCCAAGGCCTGTTCGAGCTGGCCCGCAAGGGCGCTGCGGGTCTGCTGGTGCCGTTATTGGACGCCGGCGTGCCCGTGGATCTGCGCACCAGCAAGGGGGAAACCCTGTTGATGCTGGCAGCCGCCGGCAATCACCCTGAAACCGTTCAACTGCTGCTGGAAAAAGGCGCCAACCCCGAGGCCACCGATGCCGACGGTGTTACGGCATTGGGCCACGCCCGCGCCGCCGGAGCCCAGGACGCGATCGCCAAACTGAATCGGTGA
- a CDS encoding carboxymuconolactone decarboxylase family protein — protein MTDFKLHDTDSAPEQAKPLLENSLKGFGMIPGLHAVMAEAPTVLDGYQKLHQLVLDSSFNNDETTVVWQTINVEHACHYCVPAHTGIAKSMKVSDEIIDALRDETPLPNDKLEALRTFTLAVTRKRGNVNAEDLNAFYQAGYEHRHVLEVILVLSQKVMSNYINHIAETPVDEPFQKFAWQKAK, from the coding sequence ATGACGGACTTCAAACTGCACGACACCGATTCTGCCCCGGAACAGGCGAAGCCGCTGCTGGAAAACTCCCTGAAGGGTTTCGGCATGATCCCGGGCCTGCATGCCGTGATGGCCGAGGCGCCGACGGTGCTGGACGGCTATCAGAAGCTGCATCAGCTGGTGCTGGACAGCAGTTTCAACAATGACGAAACCACCGTGGTGTGGCAGACCATCAACGTTGAGCATGCCTGCCATTACTGCGTGCCAGCGCACACCGGCATCGCCAAGAGCATGAAGGTCTCGGACGAGATCATCGATGCATTGCGGGACGAGACGCCCCTGCCCAATGACAAACTGGAGGCGCTGAGAACCTTTACGCTGGCGGTCACCCGCAAGCGCGGCAACGTCAATGCCGAGGACCTGAATGCGTTTTACCAGGCGGGCTACGAGCACCGGCACGTACTTGAGGTGATTCTGGTGCTGTCGCAGAAGGTGATGAGCAATTACATCAACCACATTGCCGAGACGCCGGTGGACGAACCTTTCCAGAAGTTCGCCTGGCAGAAGGCCAAGTAA
- a CDS encoding NAD(P)/FAD-dependent oxidoreductase gives MENLHHIVVVGGGAGGLELVTSLGDKLGRKGKARITLLDAGLTHVWKPLLHEVASGSLDANANEINYRAHARKHHYEFQLGRMSGLDRTAKQLVVAPFHDEDGKEVVPERHIHYDTLVIAVGSTANDFGTPGAQEHCLFLDSLKQARRFHNLMLNAFLRKNHEARQGQEHTLNISIIGAGATGVELAAELRLASRELPVYGMNHLKDSDVSITVIEAADRILPALPSRLSAAASRELEHQHIKVLTGQPVSEVRDGAIVMKDGTKLPSEMSIWAAGIKAPAFLAELGLEANKGNQLVVKQTLQTTRDEDIFAFGDCAACPQPDSDRPVPPRAQAAHQQADALFKTLCNRIKGGEAVPFVYNDHGSLINFSRYTTVGNLMGNLSGRSMYIEGKVARLFYVSLYRMHQVALHGFVRTGIIWLMDKISRAMHPRLKLH, from the coding sequence ATGGAAAACCTTCATCACATCGTGGTGGTTGGCGGTGGCGCCGGCGGGCTTGAGCTGGTGACCAGTCTCGGCGACAAACTGGGCAGGAAGGGCAAGGCGCGGATTACCCTGTTGGATGCCGGCCTGACGCATGTCTGGAAACCATTGCTGCACGAGGTGGCGTCCGGCTCGCTGGACGCCAATGCCAACGAAATCAACTACCGCGCGCACGCCCGCAAGCACCACTACGAGTTTCAGCTGGGCCGGATGAGTGGCCTGGATCGCACGGCCAAACAACTGGTGGTAGCGCCGTTCCACGATGAGGACGGCAAGGAAGTGGTGCCAGAGCGCCACATCCACTATGACACCCTGGTGATTGCCGTTGGCAGCACCGCCAACGACTTTGGCACCCCCGGAGCGCAGGAGCACTGCCTGTTCCTCGACAGCCTGAAACAGGCCCGCCGGTTCCACAACCTGATGCTCAATGCGTTCCTGCGGAAGAACCATGAGGCCCGGCAGGGCCAGGAACACACCCTGAACATCAGCATCATCGGGGCCGGCGCCACGGGCGTGGAACTGGCCGCCGAATTGCGTCTGGCCTCCCGGGAGTTGCCGGTTTATGGCATGAATCACCTGAAGGACTCGGACGTGTCGATCACCGTGATAGAAGCCGCGGACCGCATTCTGCCCGCGCTACCCTCGCGACTGTCCGCGGCGGCCAGTCGGGAACTGGAGCACCAGCACATCAAGGTGCTCACCGGCCAACCGGTCAGCGAAGTCCGGGACGGCGCCATCGTCATGAAAGACGGTACCAAGCTGCCGTCGGAAATGAGCATCTGGGCCGCAGGCATCAAGGCGCCGGCGTTCCTCGCCGAACTCGGGCTGGAAGCCAACAAGGGCAACCAACTCGTGGTCAAGCAGACCCTGCAGACAACGCGGGACGAAGATATCTTTGCCTTCGGCGATTGCGCGGCCTGCCCGCAGCCGGATTCAGACCGGCCAGTGCCGCCACGGGCCCAGGCGGCCCATCAGCAGGCCGACGCCCTGTTCAAGACCCTGTGCAACCGCATCAAGGGCGGTGAGGCCGTCCCCTTTGTGTACAACGACCACGGCTCCCTGATCAATTTCAGCCGCTACACCACGGTCGGCAACCTGATGGGCAACCTGTCGGGCCGGAGCATGTACATTGAAGGCAAGGTGGCGAGGCTGTTCTACGTGTCCCTGTACCGCATGCATCAGGTGGCCCTGCACGGTTTCGTGCGCACCGGCATTATCTGGTTGATGGACAAAATCAGCCGTGCGATGCACCCGCGTCTCAAACTACACTGA
- a CDS encoding LOG family protein produces the protein MKIAVYCGSRSGTDPQYAQKARELGEFLGAQGVDLVFGGGHVGLMGIVADSVIESGGRVYGVIPEHLRDRELAHSGLTELFVVRDMHERKAKMAELADGFVALPGGIGTLEEIFEAWTWGQLGFHRKPCGLYNVGGFYDPLLAMVQSMKTAGFLKQEYIDMLVVADTPDQLLAGFRQYQPPHEKWT, from the coding sequence ATGAAAATAGCTGTTTATTGCGGTTCCCGGTCGGGAACCGATCCGCAGTACGCCCAAAAGGCCAGGGAGCTGGGGGAGTTCCTGGGCGCCCAGGGCGTGGACCTGGTGTTCGGCGGCGGCCATGTCGGGTTGATGGGGATCGTGGCCGACTCGGTCATCGAGAGTGGTGGCCGGGTCTATGGCGTGATTCCGGAGCACCTGCGGGACCGCGAACTCGCCCATTCGGGTCTGACCGAGTTGTTCGTGGTCCGGGACATGCACGAGCGCAAGGCGAAGATGGCGGAGTTGGCCGACGGCTTTGTCGCCTTGCCCGGCGGCATCGGGACGCTGGAGGAAATCTTCGAGGCCTGGACCTGGGGCCAGCTCGGCTTCCACCGAAAGCCCTGCGGGCTTTACAACGTGGGTGGCTTCTACGACCCCCTGCTGGCAATGGTGCAGTCCATGAAGACAGCGGGTTTCCTGAAACAGGAATACATCGACATGCTGGTGGTGGCAGACACCCCGGACCAACTCCTGGCAGGATTCCGGCAGTACCAGCCGCCGCACGAAAAGTGGACCTGA
- a CDS encoding spermidine synthase, whose amino-acid sequence MLKKGEIIHHVRDTLGSILVIDYRKHRVLTFNSVFEQSKIDRRRPHVPVHEYNRAMMLPSAFASPGHVTILGLGGGVMASAFHHLYPDCQIHAIELRQAVLDVSRGFFDLPQSSRLTVSIGDARDVLERLPDASTDMILADLYNADRMSPAQAQRMFINHCSRVLGATGWLTLNYHRTPDPEGPYFRQIRKHFPVLLMFRSKTNNTVIYASKQPFEALHERDPALQDLEKRMPIDWRRLMAKVTRL is encoded by the coding sequence ATGCTCAAAAAGGGAGAAATCATTCACCACGTCCGGGATACCCTCGGCAGTATCCTGGTGATCGACTACCGCAAGCACCGGGTCCTGACGTTCAACTCCGTTTTTGAGCAGAGCAAGATCGACCGGCGCCGTCCCCATGTGCCGGTGCACGAGTACAATCGGGCGATGATGCTGCCATCGGCGTTCGCATCACCCGGCCACGTCACGATTCTGGGATTGGGCGGCGGGGTGATGGCAAGCGCGTTCCACCATCTGTATCCGGACTGCCAGATCCACGCCATCGAGCTACGTCAGGCCGTGCTGGACGTATCCCGGGGCTTTTTCGACCTGCCCCAAAGCAGCCGGCTGACCGTATCCATCGGCGATGCCCGCGACGTGCTGGAACGACTGCCCGACGCCAGCACCGACATGATCCTGGCCGACCTCTACAACGCCGACCGTATGAGCCCGGCCCAGGCCCAGCGGATGTTCATCAATCACTGCAGTCGCGTGCTCGGTGCCACGGGCTGGTTAACGCTCAACTACCACCGGACCCCGGACCCGGAGGGCCCCTATTTCCGGCAGATCCGGAAACACTTTCCGGTGCTGTTGATGTTCCGCAGCAAAACCAACAACACGGTTATCTACGCCAGCAAGCAACCTTTCGAGGCGTTGCACGAGCGGGACCCGGCCCTGCAGGATCTGGAAAAGCGAATGCCGATCGACTGGCGCCGGTTGATGGCGAAAGTGACCCGCCTCTGA
- a CDS encoding alanine/glycine:cation symporter family protein codes for MQELVEGVGEIVWGPLTVVLLVGTGLYLSVRLRFIQLLRLGLSLRIVSGRDAETSITGELSHFSALTVVLSAAIGNGNIAGVATAIALGGPGAIFWMWVTAIVGMATVFASTTLALRFRVYDPETGYAGGPMYYIERGLGPRWKPLAQFFALCAIIAAYGTGNMVEANSVADTLEFSLRDILGYENRAATVFGVKLGIGLLYGALIWLVIVGGIRRIGSVVSRLVPLMFVIYVGSALVVLGLNADAVPAAFVSILSDAFTGTAATGGFAGAAVMTTIQFGVARGVFSNEAGLGTTPIAMAAARSDEPVRAGLVAMNGPLFDTLVVCTMTALVIITTGVWTTGVSGSELTTMAFNAAVPDLGKLAVTLSLLFFSFSSVVGWSYYGDRGTGYLFGNQRIRVYRKLFCLLLPLGAVMDLELIWGLCDIANGLMAVPNLIALLLLSPLVVRLTREYFKRKAAAA; via the coding sequence ATGCAGGAACTGGTGGAAGGCGTCGGAGAAATTGTCTGGGGGCCACTGACCGTCGTATTGCTGGTTGGCACCGGCTTGTATCTGAGCGTGCGCCTGCGTTTTATCCAGTTGCTTCGTCTTGGCCTGTCGCTCCGCATCGTCAGTGGCCGGGATGCGGAAACGTCCATCACCGGCGAACTCAGTCACTTCAGCGCGCTTACCGTGGTCCTATCGGCGGCCATTGGCAACGGCAACATTGCCGGGGTGGCGACCGCCATCGCCCTGGGTGGTCCGGGTGCCATTTTCTGGATGTGGGTAACCGCCATCGTCGGCATGGCGACGGTCTTTGCCAGCACCACCCTGGCCCTCAGGTTCCGCGTCTATGACCCGGAAACCGGCTACGCCGGCGGCCCCATGTACTACATCGAGCGAGGTCTCGGCCCTCGATGGAAACCTCTGGCCCAGTTCTTCGCCCTGTGCGCCATCATTGCCGCCTACGGCACCGGCAATATGGTGGAAGCGAACTCCGTGGCCGATACCCTCGAGTTTTCCCTGCGCGACATCCTTGGCTACGAGAACCGTGCGGCGACGGTGTTCGGGGTCAAGCTCGGTATCGGCCTTCTTTATGGCGCACTGATCTGGCTCGTGATCGTGGGTGGGATCCGTCGCATCGGCAGCGTGGTCTCGCGTCTGGTGCCCCTGATGTTCGTGATCTATGTCGGCAGTGCGCTGGTGGTGCTCGGGCTGAATGCGGACGCGGTGCCGGCCGCCTTTGTCAGCATTCTTTCCGATGCCTTTACCGGGACCGCCGCCACCGGGGGCTTCGCCGGCGCGGCGGTGATGACCACCATTCAATTCGGTGTTGCCCGGGGGGTGTTCAGTAACGAGGCAGGCCTGGGTACAACCCCCATCGCCATGGCGGCAGCCCGGTCCGACGAGCCGGTGCGGGCCGGCCTGGTGGCCATGAACGGCCCGTTGTTCGATACCCTGGTGGTATGCACCATGACCGCGCTCGTCATTATCACCACCGGGGTCTGGACCACCGGGGTGAGCGGCTCTGAACTGACGACCATGGCCTTCAATGCGGCCGTGCCGGATCTGGGCAAGCTGGCGGTCACCCTGTCGCTGTTGTTCTTCTCGTTCTCGAGCGTGGTGGGCTGGAGCTACTACGGCGATCGGGGCACCGGTTATCTGTTCGGTAACCAGCGGATTCGGGTTTACCGGAAACTCTTCTGCCTGTTGCTGCCGCTGGGCGCGGTGATGGATCTGGAACTGATCTGGGGGCTGTGTGACATTGCCAACGGGTTGATGGCCGTGCCAAACCTGATCGCGCTCCTGCTGCTGTCTCCCCTGGTGGTCCGGCTGACGCGGGAATACTTCAAGCGTAAGGCCGCGGCAGCCTGA
- a CDS encoding TetR/AcrR family transcriptional regulator gives MARHARYDRQTALQKAIALFWERGYHGSSMKQIEQALDMRPGSIYATFGSKDGLFSEALAAYAEQGSQELSTFLQRHPSVVDGLQAYLRAIARTSSEAQPSRACMIVKTLLESSNTHPALAEQANHILASIQETIFDALEQAKARGELVESTDCLRLARLLQAQIVALRAMAERDLAPDELANLGDDVAGILDAYRKPH, from the coding sequence ATGGCCAGACACGCCCGATACGACCGGCAAACCGCTTTGCAAAAAGCCATCGCCCTGTTCTGGGAACGGGGCTACCACGGCAGTTCCATGAAGCAGATTGAACAGGCACTGGATATGCGTCCGGGTAGCATCTACGCGACCTTCGGCAGTAAAGACGGATTGTTTTCAGAGGCATTGGCGGCTTATGCCGAACAGGGCAGCCAGGAGCTCTCGACCTTTCTGCAGCGCCACCCCTCGGTTGTGGACGGCCTGCAAGCCTATCTGCGCGCGATCGCCCGGACCAGCAGCGAAGCCCAGCCCTCTCGCGCCTGCATGATCGTTAAAACCCTGCTGGAGTCGAGCAACACCCACCCAGCACTCGCCGAGCAGGCCAACCACATACTGGCGTCCATCCAGGAGACGATCTTTGACGCGCTCGAGCAGGCCAAAGCCCGGGGGGAGCTGGTCGAAAGTACCGATTGCCTGCGCTTGGCGCGCCTGCTTCAGGCCCAGATTGTTGCGCTCCGTGCCATGGCCGAGCGGGATCTGGCACCGGATGAACTGGCCAATCTGGGTGACGATGTGGCTGGCATTCTCGACGCTTACCGCAAGCCCCATTGA
- a CDS encoding 4Fe-4S binding protein gives MAGRLALLMACLFLLSSARAELSESKRSLIQELFPKATVIDDKRSDFPVYPVYQLQELLGYAYESADLSRLQGFAGKPIQLLVGLDARGRFTGVRVLDHHEPVFLHGLGEQPLFDFVDQYAGHSLREQILVDTSNSRRSGKDPEGNIVHFDGVSKATVSVLIVNDTVLSSALKVARAKLEGFGQAAPTRARPDFFTPLTWQELIDRGYIRHWQVATDTVEQALGRPLSDYPGNPEPRPGEPFTELFYGYVNAPMVGRNLLGHEGYDQLLEQAGEDAKILAVMSRGPFTHLSEDFVPASAPDRLGMVQNNLSLELRDLNMFGGSIQLQAGSMPEFAQQTLFRVGGNAGFNPGAEATLRLNVELARNHLMVDRTTLAVPVAFPEELFETVEVAPLPEQTRAPVWVGLWKERWWQISLLVSGLAVLTVFFAKQRTLSRYPALVHRFRWGFLFFTLFFIGFYAQGQLSVVNIYTLFLAIWDGFSLDVFLLDPILFILWTYTFITLFIWGRGLFCGWLCPFAALQEMAAWLGEKLRFPQIKVPERWHRWLILLKYPILVGLVGTAFHSLTLAEQLAEVEPFKTGITLFFVRYWPFVVYAVGLVVVGMFIHKFYCRYLCPLGAGLAVLGRLRLFSWLDRVELCGNPCQHCKNACGINAIRKDGRVDYDECIQCLECVVILNAEDQCIDKRLRNRKQERQANILATDAG, from the coding sequence ATGGCAGGGCGCCTAGCGCTCCTGATGGCCTGCCTGTTCTTGCTGTCCAGCGCCCGTGCGGAGCTGTCGGAAAGCAAGCGGTCATTGATCCAGGAGCTGTTCCCGAAAGCGACAGTGATCGACGACAAACGGTCGGATTTCCCCGTGTACCCGGTGTATCAGCTTCAGGAACTGCTGGGCTATGCCTACGAATCGGCGGATCTGAGCCGGCTACAAGGGTTTGCCGGCAAACCGATCCAGCTGCTGGTCGGGTTGGATGCCCGCGGCCGTTTTACCGGAGTCCGGGTGCTCGACCACCATGAACCCGTCTTCCTCCATGGCCTGGGCGAGCAGCCGCTGTTCGACTTTGTTGACCAGTACGCCGGCCACTCCCTGCGCGAACAGATTCTTGTCGACACATCCAATTCCCGTCGCTCCGGCAAGGACCCGGAGGGCAATATCGTCCATTTCGACGGGGTCAGTAAGGCCACGGTGTCCGTGCTGATCGTCAACGACACCGTGCTGTCGTCCGCCCTGAAGGTTGCCCGCGCCAAACTCGAGGGCTTCGGCCAGGCGGCCCCGACCCGCGCGCGGCCGGATTTCTTTACGCCACTGACCTGGCAGGAACTGATTGATCGCGGCTACATCCGGCATTGGCAGGTGGCCACGGACACGGTGGAACAGGCTCTGGGACGGCCTCTGTCAGACTACCCGGGCAACCCGGAACCCCGGCCCGGCGAGCCGTTTACCGAGCTGTTCTACGGCTACGTGAATGCGCCCATGGTGGGGCGCAACCTGCTGGGGCACGAGGGCTATGACCAACTGCTGGAGCAGGCGGGGGAAGACGCCAAGATTCTGGCGGTGATGTCCCGCGGGCCATTTACTCACCTGTCCGAGGACTTTGTCCCCGCCAGCGCCCCCGACCGGCTGGGCATGGTGCAGAACAACCTGTCACTAGAGCTTCGGGACCTGAACATGTTCGGTGGCAGTATCCAGCTACAGGCCGGTTCGATGCCGGAATTTGCCCAACAGACCCTGTTCCGGGTCGGAGGCAACGCCGGTTTCAACCCCGGCGCCGAGGCGACGCTCCGGCTGAACGTGGAGCTGGCGCGCAATCACCTGATGGTCGACCGGACCACGCTGGCCGTACCGGTCGCGTTCCCCGAAGAGCTGTTCGAGACCGTCGAGGTGGCGCCGTTGCCGGAGCAGACGCGGGCGCCGGTCTGGGTGGGCCTGTGGAAGGAGCGCTGGTGGCAAATCTCGTTGCTGGTCAGCGGGCTGGCCGTGCTGACGGTGTTCTTCGCGAAACAGCGGACCCTGAGCCGGTATCCGGCCCTGGTCCACCGGTTCCGTTGGGGCTTCCTGTTCTTCACGCTGTTCTTTATCGGTTTCTACGCCCAGGGTCAGCTCTCGGTGGTTAACATCTACACGCTGTTCCTGGCGATCTGGGATGGCTTTTCGCTGGATGTGTTCCTGCTCGATCCCATCCTGTTCATTCTCTGGACCTACACCTTCATTACGCTGTTCATCTGGGGGCGTGGGCTATTTTGTGGCTGGCTGTGCCCGTTCGCGGCGCTGCAGGAGATGGCCGCCTGGCTCGGTGAGAAACTGCGCTTCCCCCAGATCAAAGTGCCGGAACGCTGGCATCGCTGGCTGATCCTGCTCAAGTACCCGATCCTGGTCGGGTTGGTCGGCACCGCCTTCCATTCGCTGACACTGGCCGAGCAATTGGCGGAAGTCGAGCCCTTCAAAACCGGCATCACGCTGTTCTTTGTCCGATACTGGCCGTTCGTGGTCTACGCCGTGGGACTGGTGGTGGTGGGCATGTTCATCCACAAATTCTACTGCCGTTACCTGTGCCCGCTGGGCGCCGGACTGGCCGTGCTCGGCCGGCTTCGGCTGTTCAGCTGGCTGGACCGGGTGGAGCTGTGCGGCAATCCCTGCCAGCACTGCAAGAACGCCTGCGGGATCAACGCCATCCGGAAGGACGGCCGGGTGGACTACGACGAATGCATACAGTGCCTGGAGTGCGTGGTCATCCTGAACGCAGAAGACCAGTGCATCGACAAGCGCCTCCGGAACCGGAAACAGGAAAGGCAGGCCAATATCCTGGCAACGGATGCGGGCTGA
- a CDS encoding potassium/proton antiporter: MDPILTLLGAMMLVISILLSPLSSRVGMPVLLIFLVVGMIMGEDGPGGIEFDNFELAFLIANLALGVILLDGGMRTRAETFRVGLRPALVLASLGVFMTAAGAAVVARWVFDMEWLTALLVGAIISSTDAAAVFSLLQGRGLHLNERVSATLEIESGSNDPMAIFLTLMLVTLIDNSGEGATGAALIMLIKQFGIGGVAGVLGGYVVVELANRTRLTPSLYPLLVAAAGISVFSATNALGGSGFLAIYLAGVVIGNRHVRMMPMILQVHDGLAWLAQLCLFLMLGLLVTPSDLLPLLGSGLILALALIFVIRPLTVLLTLWPFGFNRRELGFISWVGLRGAVPIVLALFPIMANLPQAQLVFHAAFFIVLVSLVVQGTTMAPLARKLRLEVPAGEDPYRRLPLDAPGAGDHELMLFPLRGEIWETPRPLSQLRFPENTTVAGVFRNRVCLQPKGDLEVASGDTVAMFATPNVLPELGKALSGRHAPKYLAERAFFGDFVLNGDALLGDVEQVYGIEFDDLPPELSLAECFARRTKGHPVVGDTVTLGPVTLVARATSSDQVTKVGLKMDSSQNV, from the coding sequence ATGGATCCAATCCTTACCCTGCTGGGAGCCATGATGCTGGTCATCAGCATCCTGCTCAGCCCGCTGTCGAGCCGGGTGGGCATGCCGGTGCTGCTGATTTTCCTGGTGGTCGGCATGATCATGGGCGAGGACGGCCCGGGGGGCATCGAGTTCGACAATTTCGAGCTGGCCTTCCTGATCGCCAACCTGGCCCTTGGCGTTATCCTGCTGGATGGCGGCATGCGAACCCGGGCTGAAACCTTCCGGGTTGGCCTGCGGCCGGCCCTCGTGCTGGCGTCACTGGGGGTGTTCATGACGGCTGCGGGGGCTGCCGTGGTCGCCCGCTGGGTCTTCGACATGGAATGGCTGACCGCCCTTCTCGTGGGCGCGATCATTTCTTCCACCGACGCCGCCGCGGTGTTTTCTCTGCTTCAGGGGCGGGGCCTGCACCTGAATGAGCGGGTCAGCGCGACCCTGGAGATCGAATCCGGCAGCAACGATCCCATGGCGATCTTCCTCACCCTGATGCTGGTCACCCTGATCGATAACAGCGGCGAGGGTGCCACCGGCGCCGCCTTGATCATGCTGATCAAACAGTTTGGCATCGGTGGCGTGGCCGGTGTCCTCGGCGGCTACGTCGTGGTCGAGCTGGCCAACCGGACGCGACTCACGCCCTCGCTCTATCCCTTGCTCGTTGCCGCCGCCGGGATTTCCGTGTTCTCTGCCACCAACGCACTCGGGGGCAGCGGGTTTCTGGCGATCTACCTGGCCGGCGTGGTGATCGGCAACCGCCACGTCCGGATGATGCCCATGATCCTCCAGGTGCACGACGGCCTGGCCTGGCTGGCGCAACTGTGCCTGTTCCTGATGCTGGGCCTGCTGGTCACCCCGTCGGACCTGTTGCCGCTGCTCGGAAGTGGCCTGATCCTGGCACTGGCACTGATCTTCGTCATCCGGCCGCTGACGGTCTTACTCACGCTGTGGCCCTTCGGCTTCAACCGGCGGGAACTGGGATTCATCAGCTGGGTCGGACTACGCGGCGCCGTGCCCATCGTGCTCGCCCTGTTTCCGATCATGGCCAACCTGCCCCAGGCCCAACTGGTGTTCCACGCCGCCTTCTTCATCGTGTTGGTATCGCTGGTGGTCCAGGGCACCACCATGGCGCCGCTGGCCCGGAAACTCCGACTGGAAGTCCCCGCCGGCGAGGACCCGTATCGCCGCCTGCCCCTGGACGCTCCCGGTGCCGGGGACCACGAGCTCATGCTGTTCCCGTTGCGGGGCGAAATCTGGGAAACACCGCGCCCGCTGAGTCAGCTTCGTTTCCCGGAAAACACCACCGTCGCCGGGGTCTTCCGTAACCGGGTATGCCTTCAACCGAAAGGCGATCTGGAAGTGGCCAGTGGCGACACCGTCGCGATGTTTGCCACACCCAACGTGCTGCCCGAGCTGGGCAAGGCACTGAGCGGCCGCCATGCACCCAAGTACCTTGCCGAACGGGCCTTTTTTGGCGACTTTGTACTCAATGGTGACGCGTTGCTTGGGGATGTCGAACAGGTTTACGGTATCGAATTCGACGACCTTCCGCCGGAACTGTCGTTGGCCGAGTGCTTTGCCAGACGCACCAAGGGCCATCCGGTGGTGGGTGATACCGTGACGCTCGGCCCGGTGACTCTTGTTGCCCGGGCGACCAGTTCCGATCAGGTCACCAAGGTCGGCCTGAAGATGGACAGTTCACAAAATGTGTGA